A stretch of DNA from Anaerobacillus isosaccharinicus:
TCTTTTAGCATCGGAGCATTTGATTCTTTTAAGATGTGTTTTGTTTTACCCATCATTTTTAACCATTCAGAAAGTTCAACACGTTTATTTTTCTCTTCAGGATCATACGTAATCGTTGTTTCACCTTGCTCAACTTCATAAAGCGGGAAAAAGCAAGAATCAACAGCTGCTTTAATGATGCTTTCGCCAAGGCGATCTTCTGATTTCCAGTTAAGTGGGCAAGCAATTAAAATCTTTCCGTAAACCATACCAACATTTTGAGCATACCATTGTGCTTTTGCTGCCTTTTTAATAAGGTCTTGTGGATATGCTTCTGTCCCCGTGAAAACGTAAGGAATGTTTGTTGCAGCCATAATTTGAGCAGTATCTTTATGGTGGAACGCTTTTCCTTGTTTTGTCTTACCAATTGTCGTCGTACTAGTCATATGTCCAAGTGGAGTAGAGTAGGACATTTGTGATCCTGTATTCATGTAACCTTCATTATCATATTCAAGAACGATCATTTTGTGGTTACGTAAAGCTGTTCCAATAGCAGAACCCATCCCGATATCCATACCACCATCACCAGTAATCATGACAAAGGTGAAATCGTCTGAAATATCAACTTCACCACGACGTTTCATTTCAAAGAACGCTTCTAAAGTACCTGATAGTGTTGCAGCACCACTTTGGAATAAGTTATGAATAAATGTTTGTTTGTGTGAGCTATGCGGGTAACCAGTAGTTACAACGTACGCACAACCTGTTTGCAGCAAGATAACCGCATCGCCTTCAATCCCTTTAAAGAACAGCTCTAAACCAGGGAAGATACCACAGCCAGGACAAGCTCCATGACCAGATGCAAACCGTTTTGGTTTCCCAGTTAGGTTACGAAGTGGCGGAATTTTTACTTTTAATTTTTGCGTTTCTTCATCTTGAGTAACAGTAATTAAGCCACTATTAAAAGCATCTCCATACATAGGTTCAATAACAGGCATTAATTTATTTTCAGGATTACCAGGTACATGACCGTAATAATCAAATGGTCTTTCCGCGAAACCACGTTCTTTTGCATCAATAGCCATTTCAAAAAACTTTTCAGCATCATCGGCAAAAAAGTCTTTACCACCAACACCGAAGCAACGGCTAAGAACGATTGTCTTGTTGTCCTTATCTTCTTGAAGAGCAGATTTTACTTCGTGAGTTAAGTTTGGTCCGTTTCCACCGTAAGAGTCTGCTCGCTCCCCAACTAGTAGTGACTTGACATTTTTTAATGCTTCACGAATTTCTTTAGCAGGGAATGGACGGATAATGTTCGGGCTAATTACACCAGCTTTAATTCCTTGTTTACGAAGCTTATCGACAACGTCTTTTGCTGATTCTGCAGCAGAATTGAGAAGGAAAAGAGCAACTTCAGCATCTTCCATACAGTATAGGTCTAATGTTTCATACGTCCGACCAGAAATTTCAGCATATTCTTTTTGTAACTCTTCAAAAACTTGCCCAGCACGATAAATTGCCTCGGATTGTTGGAAGTTATTATTGATTAAATCGTCACCATTCATATGAGCGCCAATTGTGACAGGTTTATCTTTCACACAAGCTTTAAGATAGTCTTTCGGCATTTCACCAACAAAGCTTTGAACAACTTTGCGATCTTTAAAATAGTTTACTTTACGTTTTTGGTGTGATGTAAAGAAACCGTCGTAGGCAACAATAACAGGAAGACGAACGTCCTTATGCTCTGCAAGTTTCAAAGCAATAATATTCATATCATAAACAGCTTGCGGAGTACGAGCTGTTAAAATGACCCAACCTGTGTTTAATGCATAGTAAAGGTCAGAATGATCACCACGAATATCAAGGGGACCACTTACTGCGCGTGTTACTAAATTCATAACCATAGGGAAGCGTAAGCCAGATTGAGCGGGCATTTGTTCTATCATATATAAGAAGCCGTTTGCACTTGTTGCGTTAAAAACACGAGCACCAGTAGCTGAAGCTCCGAAGCAAATTCCTGCTGAACCATGCTCACCATCAGCGGCAATTAATTCGATATCGTGCAAACCTTGTGATTTCATTAAGTCTAAATATTGTGCTACTTCTGTTGATGGCGTGATCGGGAAGTAACCCATTACATGATAGTTTATTTGAGCGGCAGCCATAGCAGCCATTTCATTTCCACTTTCAAAAGTAGTTGCTTGCTCGTACTTTGTACTATTTGTTTCATTTAATTTATCTTCTAAAATAGTCATTATAAATTCCCCCCTGCAACATATGGAAATTGTTGTGCGACGCGATTTGCTTCAGCATATCCAACTTTTTCGGCCATATCAGCTAAAGCATCTGTAGGACAGGCGTCTACACACTTAAGACAGCCTTTGCAATATTGATAGTCTATTCCTGAAAGAAACATTTGCATACGGCCACGCTTATCTGCCCCTTCTTCCCAAACGAAGCAATAATCAGGACAAACCGTATCACAGGCAGCACAGTTAATACATTTCTCTTGTTCAAATGCCGGTAAAAATCCTTGGCGAGAACCACTTAAATCTTTAAGAATACTGTTTGCTTGGGCGATCATAACGCCACCAAGCTCCTGTGTTAGATAGCCAAGTAGAGGTTCTGGTCTAGAAAACGCTTTTCCTTGCGCATTTTCAGGTAATTCATATGTTTTAAAAGTTACTTCATTGTAACCCCGGTCAAATGTGCGAATATTTGGTTCTACAAAATGAGGGTATTTCTTTTCAAATGTTTTACGAATAACATTGCGCATTTCTTCTGGGTCTAAAAAGTCTAAAATACGGTACATCGCACCTAGCATCGCTGTATTTACTTTTGTCTTTTCTTCAACAGCAATTTTCATAGCATCAACAATGGCTAACCTACCATAATCAAGTTTAAGATCTTGTCTTACAGAATCGAATTCTCTTGTACTATTAACTAAAACAATACCATCAGCAGGTAAACCGCTTACAACATTTACTGTTTTATAAAGAGCTTCATGAAAAACAGCGATAACATGTGGCTGTTCAATTGGACTGTGATCACGTATTTCAACATCAGCATCACAATATCTAACGAACGCTTTAACTGGAGACCCCTTTTTTTCAGAGCCATATGAAGAAAAGTTAGAGCCGTTTAAGCCTAATCCTAAAACTCCAGCTTCAGCTAACATTTTTCCAGCTAGGTTGGCCCCTAAGCCCCCAATTGATTCTAGGCGTATCTCAAAGAAGCCTAATTCATTCTTTTTTGGTAAAATAGACATGTTAAATAATCCCCCTCTAAAAAAATTGACAATACTCCCACCTATTGTCATTATAAAATAAAAGGTATAAATTTGGTGTGATTAATGTCACACTTTATTGAATTTTTTAAAATATTTTATTAGTACACCTAAAGTTATTGTGACAAAACCCTTTACAAATAAAGGTTTTTAGCTCTTTTTTAATATAATACAGATTTACATTTGTTATACAACAGTTGGTTTTAGGTAGGTAAGGATACCTGTACTAATAAGTATAAAAATACAAAAAAGAGGTGCTTTCATGCAAGAATTGCGAATATTAATTGAAGCAGAACAATATGTTAAGTCGATTTTAGAAGATGATAGTAGTGGTCACGACTGGTGGCATATTCATAGAGTAAGGAGTTTAGCTAGAAAAATAGCCGCAAATGAAGGCGCTAACATTTTTATTTGTGAATTAACAGCCCTTCTTCATGATTTAGCCGATGAGAAACTAATTGGTGACGAGGAAAAAGGTTTAAATAGTATTCATGACTGGTTAGAGAGAAATGAGGTAAATGAAAACGATATCCAACACATTCTTTCTATTATTAGAACGATGTCTTTCAAAGGTGGGAACAACGTCGCAGTTGAAACACTGGAGGCAAAGGTTGTACAAGATGCAGACAGGTTAGATGCCTTAGGGGCAATTGGAATTGGGAGAACATTTGCTTATGCTGGTGCCAAAGGACAATTAATGTATGATCCAAGTATTCCTGTGAGAGATGAAATGACGAAAGAGGAGTACCGAAAAGGTGAAAGTACCGCAATCAATCACTTTTATGAAAAATTATTAAAATTAAAAGATTTAATGAACACTGACTATGGAAGAGTGCTAGCTGAAGAGAGACATCAGTACTTGGAGGAGTTCTTACAAAGGTTTTTAGACGAGTGGAATGGTTAAGTTAGAATGTAGAATGTAGAATGTAGAATGTAGAATGTAGAATGTAGAATGTAGAATGTAGAATGTAGAATGTAGAATGTAGAATGTAGAATGTAGAATGTAGAATGTAGAATGTAGAATGTAGAATGTAGAATGTATTGTGAGTGTCTTCACAATATTTAGTTTAAAGAAAAATTCAAGAGGAGCTAGTAAAGAAAGGTTGGACCCTATAAAGGAATCCAGCCTTTTTGTCATTAATTTATTCGTTTTGCTCCTAGGTATCTTGATTTCCAATAATTCATGTTCATATCACTTATTGTCACTCCCGATGATGAACCAGCGTGGAGAAATTGTTGGTTTCCTAGATAAATTCCAGCATGTGATGGGCCTTTTTTATATGTTTCAAAAAAAACGAGATCACCTACTTGGGGACGATCAACTGAAGTACCGAAACTCCAAATATCAGAAACAGTTCTTGGTATATTTACACCTTGTTGTTTGTAAACGTACATCAGAAAACCACTACAGTCAAAGCCGTTAGGAGTTGTTCCTCCCCAGACGTAGCGGGTACCAATAAATCTCTTCGCGTATTCAATGATATTATTTGAAGGACCAGTAATCTCTCCACGATTGTCTGAATCAATCGTTTTTGTTGCACTTTGATTGGATGGAGAAGAAGACCTTGATGGCATTGGTGCAGATGGAGATGTTTTCAAATGTAAAATGGTTCTTTTCCCTGCAATACCGTCAACAGCTAAATTATTTTGAACTTGATAATTGCGAACAGCTGCCTCAGTGATTGGTCCAAAGGCACCATCAATCAAATGATTAAAGTAGCCTTTATTTTTCAGTAGAGTCTGTAATTGTTTAACGGCTTGACCTGTGTCGCCATTTTCTAACAGATCTACAGAGTTAAGATCATCTTTTGGGGTTTTCGTAACGGTCGAAACAATGTTAGGCGAAGGAATTTCCATATCTTCATTCGCAGCAAAAACTGTTGCTGACAGGTTGTCGTCCTTTACAACCCCGTTTTTTACCGTAATTGAAACACCTGCTAAGTATTCATAAGTTTGCTCACCAATAATTCCATCAATTAGCAGACCATTATCTTTTTGATAAGCTTTAACTGCATCTCGAGTTCTTGTACCGAAAAGGCCATCCTTATCAAAATGATAGTAGCCTGCATTCAATAATTTTCTTTGAATTTCTTTTACTGCGTCGCCTTTGTCTCCAATTTTAAATAATTGCCCTTCTTGAATGTTCAATAATATATGGTCTTCAACTTCAATTTCATCCATATCTTTATTAATAAACAATGCCGCTAATGTTTCGGGTCCTGCAACCCCATCAACGTGAAGCTTTTTTAACTTTTGGAATTGCCGAATGGCTGCGTGAGTTTTCACTCCGAAAACACCCGATTCTTCTGCTGCGACTTCTAAGTTGTAATCCAACAGTTTATTTTGTATTGAAAAAACTTTAAAGCCAGTATTCCCAAAACTATAACGTTCACTAGGATCAAAGGTTACATCATTAATTATTATTTTGTTTTCACTTGTTTCAATTGGTAGAGTGCCACTTAGTACAACACTAGCAGCAATTGATGATAATATAACTTTTTCATTAACTGCATTCATGAAACCATTACCTCCTTGCTTAGTAGTTAAAATTAAAATGATTTAGAGGCAAAAAAATAGCGATAGCTTAAAACATTTTATGCAAAATAAGGTAAAATAGAACAAGAGTAGATAAGGGGAGGAAATGACGTGATGCAAACTGAAGAAAACCTCAATTGTCCGAATGAATATCTATCTTTCTATGGAATAGATCAAAGCCTGCTTTCAAACTATAAACGAAAAAAGATAGACAATAAAACGATGATGCAAATTTTCGAGCCGGCGATGACAACAAAAACCGTGCTTCTTATCCACGGATATTTTGACCATACTGGCTCTTTAAAAAATGTGATTAATCACTTTTTATCTTTAGATTATCGAGTGGTAGGATATGATCTAGAAGGGCATGGGTTATCTAATGGAAGTAGAGGGGAAATTCATGATTTTGATGACTATGTTCAAGTTTTTCGAAAAGTGATTGCCTTTTGCGAGGAAAGTGATTTTTTTCCAAATATAATTATTGCACATAGTACAGGTGCAGCAATCTGCACACAATATATATTGCAGTACCGAGGTCGATTCGAAAAAGTCATTTATTTAGCGCCTTTAGTGAGATCAGCTAATTGGCTTTATATTTTAGCATCTTCAAAAGTAGTTCCTTATTTTAAACAGAAGCTTACCAGAAAGTTTGCCAAAAATTCAGGAGACACAAATTATTTGGCTTTTGCTAAAAATGACCCACTGCAGTGTAGGTATATTTCAATTCCTTGGGTTTTGGCAATGATTAATTGGAACAAAAAAGTAGAAGCGCACTTGCCTTCTACTCAAGAAAATTATATCATTCAAGGAACATTGGATGAAACTGTCGACTGGAAGTATAATGTTTCTTTTTTAAGAAAAAAATTTCCCTTCGCTCAAATCGCCTTAGTAAATGAAGGAAGACATCAAATTATCAATGACAGCCCACGAATTAAAAAGATTGTATTTGACCTTATAGAGAAGTACCGACGACTTTAATTCGCCACTGTACAATTAGGGCGAGGCAAAGCATGATGAACGCACCAATGAATAAACCTTGATTTGGTGGTGTATTTAGAGCCCCTACTATAAATGACCCTACAACCACACCTAAAGAAAAGAATGCGTAAAATAAACCAAAAGCTCTGCCTCGCTCATGCTTATTAGAATGGTCGATGACTAAAGCGGTAACAGAAGGGAAAATGCAAGCAAAGCCAATCCCATAAAAAAACATTGCGATAAATAAAATGAAAATGAGTTCGAATAAACTAAGGATTACTAACGATCCTGTAACAAAAAGCATCCCAACGATAACCATTTTCTCACGTTTAACTTGATCAAAAATTTGATTGGTTGGTAATACAAAAAATAAAATTGCCACAATGCCGAAGCTACTCATTAGTATTCCAGAAAAAGCAATGCTTTGGCCTGATGCTGCTATTTTTAGAGGTAGCATATAAGCTAGAATTCCTAGTGTTAACATAAGTGAAAAAGCACCAATATAGGCATTAATGAGCGGAGGCAAACGAAGTAGCTTCAGTGTTGCCTCGGTATCAAACTTAGTTTTTTCGGTTTGTTTTGTTGAAAAATTTTCATTTAATATAATCATCACAAATACCGCAGTGACTAAAAATAAGGCACTAATTATGTAAAAGACCCAATCAATTCCTAACGTCCTCGTGATAATTGCTCCAAATGCAGGCCCGATAATAGCGGAAATCCCGACGCAAGCTCCTGAAAAAGCCATTGTCTTGCCCCTTGTTGACGTACGGGAATGATCTCCTAAAAAGGCAAACGCAGCAGGGACGAGTAACCCTCCACCAATTCCGTGTAAAAAACGAACAAGGAGTAACTGTTGTGGTGTTGTAACAAAGGCGTAACCTATGAGACAAATACTTACGAAAAACAAGCCGATCACAAGGATTTTTTTCCTGCCGAATTTATCAATCCATTGGCCAGCAATGATGTTTCCACCCATATTTGCAAGAGAATACATTCCTACAATTAAACCAATTAGTAAACTAGTCGCGCCTAAACTTTGGGCAAAAGGTGCGATGATTGGCAATTGAGAGAATGTATCTAAAAATGCAATAACTATAATGATATAAAGAAAATATACCACGATCTATCCTCCTTGAAATAACGTCCTACTAATACAATATATGTATTATACATTACCTCAGTCTAATTGCGATAATTTTAACCCGAAAGATTTCAAAATAAATAATTCGCATACTAGTTGAATACTTCCTCGCTAACTAGCATTTTTTAAGGCGATCAGTGTACTGAGTCACCAAACATACAATGTGTGTTTTTTTTTGTTAAAAAACCAATTTTTAAGCTAATTTTGCATGTTTCTTCAATAATTACTAAAGCTAAGGGAAGAAGTAAGGGGGGATTTAATTGGGAAGCATTCCAATAGAACAAGCTATGGTAGCAATCCAACAAGCGAAATTAGCAATGCAGCAAGGATTAAAATTCGCGGATGAAGAACAATATGCGCTAGTAGAAAAACAACTGCAACAAGCTAGACAAGTAATTAGTGTTGCAAAGCAAAAAGCTAGCGCAAATGAAGAGCAACTGCTAGAACAAGCAAACGTTACAATAGTGAACACATTGGAAGAACTACACGAGAGAAAGCGAACACCGAATTTACAAAATGGATAGTCAGTCACTTTTGCAATTTGCAGCAAGAAATACATAAAGGAGATGATTGGATTGAAAAAAAATTATCGAATTCTTATTTTAACATTTTGCTTATTATCATTATTATGTGCGCCTACCTTTGCTAATTATGATACGGTTCCAGAAGCAGGAATTGCCATAAATGGGAAAATGGTTGATGGAATTAAACCAATAACGATGAATGGGAAATACTTTTTACCTTTTACAACACTGTCAAAAATATTAGGGTACAATGATATTCGTTTTGAATCGAATACTAAAACATATGAAGTAACCGATGGTTCTACAGTAGTGAGGTTAACGATGGGTGGAACGAGAGCTCGTCGAGGTGATGAATACATGAATATTGACGCACCTAGATGGATAAACGATACAGCTTATGTTTCATTAGATGCAGCAAGTAGTTTATTTAATTCTTTTATGTATTTTAAAGTGGAAAACGGCTCGATCCAAGTTGAAAAGCCTGCAAGTAGGTATCGTGTTCAGCAGGGCGACACGCTATGGTTAATTTCCAAAGCTCATCATACGAGTGTAAATCAGTTAATGGTGGCTAATGCTATGAGTTCAATAAACATTTTCCCAGGACAAATACTAAAATTGCCATCAAGAGAACAAACAAAAGAAATGGATCCAATTAAAGAAAAAAGGCCTGTTGAGAATGTTCCTCAAAAGCAACCACAAATTCACTCCGAAATTATTGACATAGCTAAACAATTTATAGGTGGAGGCTATAAATTTGGGGCAACGTTAAATGAAGCACCAAGGTTATTTGATTGTTCATCTTACACGAAGTATGTTTTTGGTCAGAAAGGGGTAAAAATTCCACGTACGTCTAGGGAGCAAGCAGGGCTGGGAACGGCTGTTGGTGCAAAATCTTTAAAGCAAGGCGATTTATTATTCTTTCAATCACCGACACTTTATTCTGATGGGCGAGTGGGGCATGTAGGCATCTAGGTAGTGTCAAAAGTTCTATGAAAACTAAGGATCTCTGACACATACTACCATTTTGGTTAGCTGAGACACCCGCCATCGCTCTTGACAAACACGCCAATGGTTTAGCGAGAGGTTTAACAAGGGCGAAGAGGACAAAAGAAGGCATAGCTAAATAAGCCCTTGGTATTTCCATTTTAAACCATTGGCAAGTTCGGTTTGTCAAGAGTGCGCTCCGCCGATGGCTAGGAAGGGCTCAGCTAAACAAAAGTTAGGCAGTTTGCTTACTTATCCAATCCTGGGCAAGACCAATAAGAGTTGTCCATCTAGCAGGCATGTTTGGAAGCTTATCTAGCTCAGGAAGCGTTACTGGTACTTTCCCTTCTAAAGCTGAATGTGGTCTTAGAAAGTTAAAGTAAGCAACGAACAAGGTCACAAAAGAAACAGAACCATGTTCTGACCCGAAACCATGAGTGGATCGATAGTTTCCTTTAAAGGTACGATTTAGCCGCTCGATAATTTGTTTGAGAGGTCGATATTCCTTTGATACCTCGTCTTCGTTGGTTAAGCCAATTACCTGAATCACCTCAAACGGGATTTGATGCTGGGCAAAAAAGTGTTGTGCTAATAAGTAAATGGGATTGCCATCGACAACGAAAGTTAGGTTTTCTGGGATTTTCCTAAGCTTTAACAACACTTCGTCTATCGCTTTAATAGCCGTAGCTGTATCTCGATTGGGTGACACAGGATAAGAGAGAATGACTTTCTTCACGGCATCAAAAAAGAAAAACAGGTAATGCCAACGGCCATTTACGCGGATGTATGTTTCGTCACCACAGAATTGATCTGAAAGCTCGTAAGGATAGTGATCAATATAAGGTTTCAACCACAATGCCACACTATTTTCGTAATTTAAAATGCTTTGATGAGAAATTGATACACCATGTACATCTTTCATCAACGCTGCTGTTTTACGGGCTGAAAGTCCATAATTGACGTGATAAGTCAAAATCAGTCCAAGCGTATGTGGAGACACATAAATTCTTGATAGATCAACTCTCGGTCTCTTTGGTGAATGCTTCGCTAATGGTTGAAAATCAATGTGAAACTGGCGGTAAATATAGCGAAGTTTAAAGGCTTGAGGATCTTCTTTGAACCGATTTTTCTCTTTTTGAGTCATCGCATTACGTTTCTGTTGGTAATAAGAACAAGCGTCGTTTTTACACTTGTACACATGGAAGTCTTTTCTTTCCTTCACTTTTTCGAGTGTTTTTGAACAGTGAGGGCATTTCAGGATTGCTTCCTTGAGATAACGGTTTTTCTCACTGAAAAGGCACGAACACACCTTACATTGATATTGTCCTTTCGCTCCATTGTTCGCATACAAGTAATCTGCTGGAGCACCACACGTAGGACATTTCATTGATAAAGGAACGGGTGTTGACTTCGATCGTCTTTGTACTGGTTTGAGAGGCTTCCCCTTAGTCTCCAGGTGTTCAGATAATAAAAGTCTAAAATCTAGTTTTTGGGGAACTTCAATGATCGGTAGATCATCAACTTGAAGCTTGCGATAAGGTTTATTAACTGGAGCTTCAGTCGGTTTATCAAACATGCTTTTCCCGATTAGTAGGGTAAGCAATGTTCGAATGACTTGTTCTTGGTAGTTTATAAAAGTAAGTAAATAGGTTATAATTTGAGGTAACAACTTGTCACTTCCTCTTTCTTTGGGATTTGTGTGTGTGTGGTTACCTCACTAATACCTTAGAATTCTGGGGGTGGCAAGTTTTTTGCTTATAAAGCCCTCTAAGCTAGGATTTAATAGCCTATTTCTATATAAAGTTTTGACAATACGGGCATCTATATAGAGGGTGGCCATATGATTCACGCCTCATCATCCAACGGTGTTCATATCACGTATAACGTACTTAATAATAGCTATTGGGGTAGAAATTACTTATTTGCAAAACGAATTATTGACTAGAAAGTAGAGGACTGACTTTTGTCAGTCCATGCTGAGCGAACAAAAAAACGAAGATGAACTCATCTTCGCTTTTTTTATGCAGTTAAATGTTGTAATGGGGAAGTCATGTGTTCATGTAAAATGATGATTTTACAACCATAGGAAAAGTGCTTATTATAACTGTGTACCAAATCATGATAAAACTGAACAAGGAGCTGAACATATAGGATAATTTCTTCGTTAAATAGTTTAGAACGGTTTAGCAGAATATTTTCGTATTTTTTTACTAGTTTACTCGTCCTCTTTACTAGCTTTCTAGCATAACGGATGTTTGAAATAATACTAATCTCTTTAAACAAATCTTGAAGATCTCGTTTAATAAAGTATTTTAATTGTAAGTTAATATTGCTATTCAAATCGATTTTAATATTTTCAAAAATAAATCGTTTTAACATAATTAGATCAGATTTCTCTAGATCTTCACAAAAAGCATGGTAAATACGCATTGTGTTATAAGCATCGAACATTGGATTATGCTTTTCACCCTGGAAACTAAGGCCATAAAGCGCTAACGCATTTTCTACTGAGAGATTTGTTTTTGATACCCGTTTTGTAAATATCTCTTGAAAATCTATATAATTGTTTTTAATGTTAGAGATTGTCCTCTGAGGAATGTCATGACTTGAAGCATCAAGTTCTAAACGAGTAAGATCATTTGACGACCAAGAGAAAAAACGGGCTTCATTTTGGCTGCCAACCCAGCTAAGAAATGCCTGTAATACAACAGGGAAATGATCGGCATTTTCTAAGTGGTGGTCTTCAATTTTCGTTAAATTTTTACAGAACTCACTTATTGGCTCTGTTTGTTTTGGTTTAATATAACGGTCAAAGGTAGAAATGACTTTTGTTTCAACATCATATTTAACAGCACCAAGACGAATGCTTTCCATACTGGCAAAAGACATTCCTTGTTTAGAACAGAGCATTTCAAAATCAAAGAAGATAAATTGTTTTACATCAGCCATTGGACACTCCCCCTTTCTATCCGATTTTTAATTATAAAACGTCGGAATTAGGGTTGCAATGCGAAATTATTACCAAGAGATCTGTGGAGGAAAAAAAGAAGACTTGGAAAAGTTTTGAAAAAGCGAAAATGATTATTGACTGCCAAAAAACACTGTTATATAATAATGTTAATTGATAATCACTGTTATAGAACAATAAAATTAAAGGAGTTGGATTAGATGAACACAAGTGGTTACTCACAAAGTCTACTTGCACAGTACCGTCTTGCTTGGGAATATTATTTATCGAATTGCGAACTTCATGGGATTGATTGCAAAATTACCTTTGGTCAGTTCGTTACGTACATTACCGCTGAACAAATGGAAAAAATGCTACAACAAGTAGGAGCTTGATGAATGGAGATTGACATAGTGACAAAATTCTCAATAAACCAATAAAATCACCTATTTTCTTTTAAAAGAAACATAGGTGATTTTTTGTTTTAGGTTAAGAGTTAACAGCGTCATTTAAAATTAGTGTCTCTTCTCCAACTTCAACAGCTTTTATAGGAGAGGACTTATATCGGCCGATAATAAATGAGGCGATAACAATACTTAAAATAGAGTAAATAGCACTTTGCCATC
This window harbors:
- a CDS encoding LysM peptidoglycan-binding domain-containing protein, with the protein product MKKNYRILILTFCLLSLLCAPTFANYDTVPEAGIAINGKMVDGIKPITMNGKYFLPFTTLSKILGYNDIRFESNTKTYEVTDGSTVVRLTMGGTRARRGDEYMNIDAPRWINDTAYVSLDAASSLFNSFMYFKVENGSIQVEKPASRYRVQQGDTLWLISKAHHTSVNQLMVANAMSSINIFPGQILKLPSREQTKEMDPIKEKRPVENVPQKQPQIHSEIIDIAKQFIGGGYKFGATLNEAPRLFDCSSYTKYVFGQKGVKIPRTSREQAGLGTAVGAKSLKQGDLLFFQSPTLYSDGRVGHVGI
- a CDS encoding DDE-type integrase/transposase/recombinase, with the translated sequence MLPQIITYLLTFINYQEQVIRTLLTLLIGKSMFDKPTEAPVNKPYRKLQVDDLPIIEVPQKLDFRLLLSEHLETKGKPLKPVQRRSKSTPVPLSMKCPTCGAPADYLYANNGAKGQYQCKVCSCLFSEKNRYLKEAILKCPHCSKTLEKVKERKDFHVYKCKNDACSYYQQKRNAMTQKEKNRFKEDPQAFKLRYIYRQFHIDFQPLAKHSPKRPRVDLSRIYVSPHTLGLILTYHVNYGLSARKTAALMKDVHGVSISHQSILNYENSVALWLKPYIDHYPYELSDQFCGDETYIRVNGRWHYLFFFFDAVKKVILSYPVSPNRDTATAIKAIDEVLLKLRKIPENLTFVVDGNPIYLLAQHFFAQHQIPFEVIQVIGLTNEDEVSKEYRPLKQIIERLNRTFKGNYRSTHGFGSEHGSVSFVTLFVAYFNFLRPHSALEGKVPVTLPELDKLPNMPARWTTLIGLAQDWISKQTA
- a CDS encoding 3'-5' exonuclease → MADVKQFIFFDFEMLCSKQGMSFASMESIRLGAVKYDVETKVISTFDRYIKPKQTEPISEFCKNLTKIEDHHLENADHFPVVLQAFLSWVGSQNEARFFSWSSNDLTRLELDASSHDIPQRTISNIKNNYIDFQEIFTKRVSKTNLSVENALALYGLSFQGEKHNPMFDAYNTMRIYHAFCEDLEKSDLIMLKRFIFENIKIDLNSNINLQLKYFIKRDLQDLFKEISIISNIRYARKLVKRTSKLVKKYENILLNRSKLFNEEIILYVQLLVQFYHDLVHSYNKHFSYGCKIIILHEHMTSPLQHLTA